One Thauera sp. K11 DNA window includes the following coding sequences:
- the mauD gene encoding methylamine dehydrogenase accessory protein MauD, translated as MNQALIVSNVLLWIAVLAALAGIFALARQIGVLYERVAPMGALMLDTGPQVGEAAPVFDLPQLVAGRDRVSLGLPAQKSTLLFFLSPTCPVCKKLLPILRSANQSERDWLRIVLTSDGEQPEHLAFYDKAGLSGFPYVLSRELGIAWRVAKLPYAVLIDEQGRVAAKGLVNSREQLESLFTAKELGVASVQDYLEQPGRA; from the coding sequence ATGAACCAAGCCCTGATCGTCTCCAACGTCCTGCTGTGGATCGCGGTGCTCGCCGCGCTGGCCGGAATCTTCGCCCTCGCGCGCCAGATCGGCGTGCTGTACGAGCGCGTCGCGCCGATGGGCGCCCTCATGCTCGACACCGGCCCGCAGGTCGGCGAGGCGGCGCCGGTGTTCGACCTGCCGCAGCTCGTCGCCGGCCGCGATCGCGTCTCGCTGGGCCTGCCGGCGCAAAAGAGCACGCTGCTGTTCTTCCTGTCGCCCACCTGCCCGGTGTGCAAGAAGCTGCTGCCCATCCTGCGCTCGGCCAACCAGTCCGAACGCGACTGGCTGCGCATCGTGCTGACCTCCGACGGCGAGCAGCCCGAGCACCTCGCCTTCTACGACAAGGCCGGCCTCTCCGGCTTCCCCTACGTGCTGTCGCGCGAACTGGGCATCGCCTGGCGCGTGGCCAAGCTGCCCTACGCGGTGCTGATCGACGAGCAGGGGCGGGTCGCCGCCAAGGGGCTGGTCAATTCCCGCGAGCAGCTCGAAAGCCTCTTCACTGCCAAGGAGCTGGGCGTGGCATCGGTGCAGGACTATCTCGAACAGCCCGGCCGCGCCTGA
- a CDS encoding methylamine dehydrogenase light chain, whose protein sequence is MKWLDEFFERRTRKVAQRASRRSALIGIGKLLVGSAFVLPVLPFDRTAQAAGAAMKKAGGKAPTEQDCEYWRYCAQDGYLCNCCGGTATSCPPGTEASKVSWIGTCHNPEDGKDYLISYNDCCGKTACGRCFCNTNEREMPGYRMGLHNDINWCMANDSTMFHCTMATVVGLAQPQG, encoded by the coding sequence ATGAAATGGCTGGATGAATTCTTCGAGCGCAGGACGCGCAAGGTGGCGCAGCGCGCGTCGCGGCGCAGCGCGCTGATCGGCATCGGCAAGCTGCTGGTGGGCTCGGCCTTCGTGCTGCCGGTGCTGCCCTTCGACCGCACCGCCCAGGCCGCCGGCGCGGCGATGAAGAAGGCCGGCGGCAAGGCCCCGACCGAGCAGGACTGCGAGTACTGGCGCTACTGCGCGCAGGACGGCTACCTGTGCAACTGCTGCGGCGGCACTGCGACGAGCTGCCCGCCGGGCACGGAGGCGTCCAAGGTGTCGTGGATCGGCACCTGCCACAACCCGGAGGACGGCAAGGACTATCTCATCAGCTACAACGACTGCTGCGGCAAGACGGCCTGCGGGCGCTGCTTCTGCAACACCAACGAGCGCGAGATGCCGGGCTACCGCATGGGCCTGCACAACGACATCAACTGGTGCATGGCCAACGACTCGACGATGTTCCACTGCACCATGGCCACGGTGGTCGGCCTGGCGCAGCCGCAGGGTTGA
- a CDS encoding c-type cytochrome, which translates to MDGMRTPGRIGRGGKAAALAAAFLAAAGAGAPAVADDAGKARYQYILNCAGCHQADGSGARSGGVPTMRGQLGHFLRLPEGRAFLVQVPGTSNSPLSNGDIARMLNWMAASFSADTVPAGFVPYTEAEVTGLRSKKLANVSAVRRGIVEQLAAQGIRID; encoded by the coding sequence ATGGACGGCATGCGCACGCCGGGCCGGATCGGGCGGGGCGGGAAGGCCGCCGCGCTCGCCGCGGCCTTCCTCGCCGCGGCCGGCGCGGGCGCGCCGGCCGTCGCCGACGACGCCGGCAAGGCCCGCTACCAGTACATCCTGAACTGCGCCGGCTGCCACCAGGCCGACGGCAGCGGCGCCCGGTCGGGCGGGGTGCCGACGATGCGCGGCCAGCTCGGCCACTTCCTCAGGCTGCCCGAGGGCAGGGCATTCCTCGTGCAGGTGCCCGGCACCTCGAATTCGCCGCTGTCGAACGGCGACATCGCGCGGATGCTGAACTGGATGGCGGCGTCCTTCTCCGCCGACACCGTGCCGGCCGGCTTCGTCCCCTACACCGAGGCCGAAGTCACCGGACTGCGCAGCAAGAAGCTGGCGAACGTGTCCGCGGTGCGCCGCGGCATCGTCGAGCAACTCGCCGCGCAGGGCATACGCATCGACTGA
- a CDS encoding DUF1329 domain-containing protein produces MRKTTTKSLRPGLLCTALAALLASPPAGAAATEAEIAGLGKTLTPIGAEAGKNADGSIPAWSGGLNQVPAGWKPGRLDPYKDDKPLFAIDAGNADKYADKLSAGQLALLKTYKGYRMDVYPTRRSCPVPDFVAAQTKKNAAAAKLGADGWQLEAVVGGGTPFPFPKSGAEAMWNYKLRYTGLGRRAQISALMPDKDGSYVENKQWAYELYPFNDPKVAGPADVGGVESKLLFDVLSPASRAGEGYLIHAFIDKPQDAWIYFPGQRRVRRSPTFAYDNPIAGFDNLYFVDQINMFTGALDRYDYKLAGKKEMFVPYNSYRLIDKNNKFKDMLGPDYVNRDYLRYELHRVWVVEATVKGDKRHSFAKRVFHFDEDSWALLQVDMYDAKGNLWRVQEGSLWAAPDVGACMAYETQMYDLVARRYVTDNWTAEGEVIDLTAAKEGRVTAATFSQDEMRRRGER; encoded by the coding sequence ATGCGCAAAACGACAACGAAATCCCTGCGTCCCGGCCTGCTGTGCACGGCGCTCGCCGCCCTGCTGGCGAGTCCGCCGGCGGGCGCCGCCGCGACCGAGGCCGAGATCGCCGGCCTCGGCAAGACGCTCACCCCCATCGGCGCCGAGGCCGGCAAGAATGCCGACGGCAGCATCCCGGCATGGAGCGGCGGGCTGAACCAGGTGCCCGCGGGCTGGAAGCCGGGCAGGCTCGACCCCTACAAGGACGACAAGCCGCTGTTCGCCATCGATGCCGGCAACGCCGACAAGTACGCCGACAAGCTGTCGGCCGGCCAGCTCGCCCTGCTCAAGACCTACAAGGGCTACCGCATGGACGTGTATCCGACCCGGCGCAGTTGCCCGGTGCCGGATTTCGTCGCCGCGCAGACGAAGAAGAACGCCGCCGCCGCGAAGCTCGGCGCCGACGGCTGGCAGCTCGAAGCGGTGGTGGGCGGCGGCACTCCCTTCCCTTTCCCGAAGAGCGGCGCCGAGGCGATGTGGAACTACAAGCTGCGCTACACCGGCCTGGGCCGGCGCGCGCAGATCTCGGCGCTGATGCCAGACAAGGACGGCTCCTACGTCGAGAACAAGCAGTGGGCCTACGAGCTGTATCCGTTCAACGATCCCAAGGTCGCCGGGCCGGCGGACGTCGGCGGCGTCGAATCCAAGCTGCTGTTCGACGTGCTGTCGCCCGCCTCGCGCGCCGGCGAGGGCTACCTGATCCACGCCTTCATCGACAAGCCGCAGGACGCCTGGATCTACTTCCCCGGCCAGCGCCGCGTGCGCCGCTCGCCCACCTTCGCCTACGACAACCCGATCGCCGGCTTCGACAACCTCTACTTCGTCGACCAGATCAACATGTTCACCGGCGCGCTCGACCGCTACGACTACAAGCTGGCCGGCAAGAAGGAGATGTTCGTCCCCTACAACTCCTACAGGCTGATCGACAAGAACAACAAGTTCAAGGACATGCTCGGCCCCGACTACGTGAACCGCGACTACCTGCGCTACGAGCTGCACCGCGTGTGGGTGGTGGAGGCCACGGTCAAGGGCGACAAGCGCCATTCCTTCGCCAAGCGGGTGTTCCACTTCGACGAGGACTCCTGGGCGCTGCTGCAGGTCGACATGTACGACGCCAAGGGCAACCTGTGGCGCGTGCAGGAGGGCAGCCTGTGGGCCGCCCCCGACGTCGGCGCCTGCATGGCGTACGAGACGCAGATGTACGACCTCGTCGCCCGCCGCTACGTGACCGACAACTGGACGGCCGAAGGCGAGGTGATCGATCTCACCGCCGCCAAGGAAGGCCGCGTGACCGCCGCCACCTTCAGCCAGGACGAGATGCGCCGCCGCGGCGAGCGCTGA
- a CDS encoding DUF1302 domain-containing protein, which yields MKTQTIAHRRAARAVAPAALALAVAAALWAPASHAFRFGSEEGLSGSFDSTLSFGLIGRTQSPGCQSIGNDSGGCNNGTNNELQARQGAGGYANADFNFTNFDDGSLNYKKGDIVSAVLKGTHDLSLKLPGGWSSLVRMTWFHDFKADDTRRTGVADEASGDVTLLDAWVAKSFSIGERNGKIKLGNQVISWGEDIFILGGVNQINAIDLQKFHVPGTQLKEIFIPAPMLSGSLGLSENLGVEAYYQFAWNGFKFDPAGTFFSTADVLGEGRRVAYVPTSIIEDVAGPGACAGLPNGRCGDASGLSDADAIAAGIAVPYLGTRKPRRAGQYGVNLRYNAEDIDTEFAFTYQRYHDKLPFLGFTGSPDGAVTGYFVAYGENKDLYAISANTKIANVAVGAELSYRPQDSVGVDPTVPSGSLAGAFDRNSVYDVGRHPGFVEEEKYQFHLTGFYTFSHNDPLGGLAKAIGASDGFILAEAAVTHYPGLDTSGRIPYFLPNYALPDKTSWGYVAEIGMNYPNAFGSGVTLTPQIDWYHDVSGTSPNAIPFVEGRKALTVSLFANYRDRWKGALQWVTFAGGGANNLMRDRDFVSASLSYSF from the coding sequence ATGAAGACTCAGACGATCGCGCATCGTCGGGCGGCGCGCGCCGTGGCGCCTGCCGCGCTGGCCCTGGCCGTCGCCGCCGCGCTGTGGGCGCCGGCCAGCCACGCCTTCCGCTTCGGCTCCGAAGAAGGGCTGTCGGGCAGCTTCGACAGCACCCTCTCGTTCGGCCTGATCGGCCGTACCCAGTCGCCGGGCTGCCAGTCCATCGGCAACGACAGCGGCGGCTGCAACAACGGCACCAACAACGAGCTGCAGGCCAGGCAGGGCGCCGGCGGCTACGCCAACGCCGACTTCAACTTCACCAACTTCGACGACGGCAGCCTCAACTACAAGAAGGGCGACATCGTGTCGGCGGTGCTCAAGGGCACGCACGACCTTTCGCTCAAGCTGCCCGGCGGCTGGAGTTCGCTGGTGCGCATGACGTGGTTCCACGACTTCAAGGCCGACGACACCCGCCGCACCGGCGTCGCCGACGAGGCATCGGGCGACGTCACGCTGCTCGACGCCTGGGTGGCGAAGAGCTTTTCCATCGGCGAGCGCAACGGCAAGATCAAGCTCGGCAACCAGGTGATCTCCTGGGGCGAGGACATCTTCATCCTCGGCGGCGTGAACCAGATCAACGCCATCGACCTGCAGAAGTTCCACGTGCCCGGCACGCAGTTGAAGGAGATCTTCATCCCGGCGCCGATGCTGTCCGGCTCGCTCGGCCTGAGCGAGAACCTCGGCGTCGAAGCCTACTACCAGTTCGCCTGGAACGGCTTCAAGTTCGACCCGGCGGGCACCTTCTTCTCCACCGCCGACGTGCTCGGCGAGGGGCGGCGGGTGGCCTACGTGCCGACCAGCATCATCGAGGACGTCGCCGGCCCCGGCGCCTGCGCCGGCCTGCCCAACGGCCGCTGCGGCGACGCCTCCGGGTTGTCGGACGCCGACGCGATAGCGGCCGGCATCGCCGTGCCCTACCTCGGCACCAGAAAGCCGCGGCGGGCCGGCCAGTACGGGGTGAACCTGCGCTACAACGCCGAGGACATCGACACCGAGTTCGCCTTCACCTACCAGCGCTACCACGACAAGCTGCCCTTCCTCGGCTTCACCGGCTCGCCGGACGGCGCGGTCACCGGCTACTTCGTCGCCTACGGCGAGAACAAGGACCTGTACGCCATCTCGGCCAACACCAAGATCGCCAACGTCGCCGTCGGTGCCGAACTGTCGTACCGGCCGCAGGACAGCGTGGGCGTCGATCCCACGGTGCCCTCCGGTTCGCTCGCCGGCGCGTTCGACCGCAACAGCGTCTACGACGTCGGCCGCCATCCGGGCTTCGTCGAGGAAGAGAAGTACCAGTTCCACCTCACCGGCTTCTACACCTTCTCGCACAACGATCCGCTCGGCGGGCTGGCCAAGGCGATCGGCGCCAGCGACGGCTTCATCCTCGCCGAGGCGGCGGTCACCCACTATCCGGGGCTCGACACCAGCGGCCGCATCCCATACTTCCTGCCCAACTATGCGCTGCCGGACAAGACCTCGTGGGGCTACGTGGCCGAGATCGGCATGAACTACCCCAACGCCTTCGGCAGCGGCGTGACGCTGACGCCGCAGATCGACTGGTACCACGACGTCTCCGGCACCAGCCCGAACGCGATCCCCTTCGTGGAAGGGCGCAAGGCGCTGACGGTGTCGCTGTTCGCCAACTACCGCGACCGCTGGAAGGGCGCGCTGCAGTGGGTGACGTTCGCCGGCGGCGGCGCCAACAACCTGATGCGCGACCGCGACTTCGTGTCCGCCAGCCTTTCGTACTCGTTCTGA
- a CDS encoding efflux RND transporter permease subunit, which yields MIEKLVLALQRVCFRFRLPILLALLAFTAAMAVFAARLHMSAGFDKQLPQDHEYIQTFNQYRDVLFGANRIIVTVEAAHGDIWNEKALTRLYDVTQALFFMKGIDRRTVSSLWTPNTRAVQITEEGMKAEDVIGGDVTVKALTPDNIAAIRERTIVGGFIGSLVANDSSSAMVVAELADPDPQTGERLDYAEFSQRLEKEVRAAFGDDDIRIRIIGFAKQMGDISEGATGVVEFFALAFLLTAAAVYWYTRSWVLTFLPLACSLVSVVWQFGTITLLGFGLDPLAILVPFLVFAIGVSHGIQQVNYIAKEVINGADGYTAASRSFTGLLVPGTLALITAFVGFATLVLVPIPMIRELAITASVGVAYKIVTNLIMLPVLASYFRFDDKFVLRASKVEGMRNRLMAGLGVHIANPRNAAIGTLAGVVLLGVAVWQSQGRHVGHVLPGAPELHDDSRYNQDVEAVVARYSLGLDLLTVVAETPAEGCFRHDVMSHVDRLTWHLANVPGVLSAQSLPTLTKLAASGVNEGNPKWAALPQEELTLGEAVRQVPEGLRLFNAECTVLPVNLYLADHKASTIKDVVAAAKHFRDTRPFDGVTVRLASGNAGVQAATNEVVEHSELPMMLYVYATILVLVFAVYRDWRAMIACCVPLTLATFLGYWFMKSLDIGLTVATLPVMVLAVGIGVDYAFYIYNRLQMHMAHGEDIVTAFKQALREVGVATVFTAVTLSIGVATWSFSALKFQADMGMLLTFMFMMNMIMAITLLPALAVTIDMLIPRRGPVRAPLMAH from the coding sequence ATGATCGAGAAACTCGTGCTGGCCCTGCAGCGCGTCTGCTTCCGGTTCCGGCTGCCCATCCTGCTCGCGCTGCTGGCCTTCACCGCGGCGATGGCGGTCTTCGCCGCGCGCCTGCACATGAGCGCCGGCTTCGACAAGCAGTTGCCGCAGGACCACGAATACATCCAGACCTTCAACCAGTACCGCGATGTGCTGTTCGGCGCCAACCGCATCATCGTCACCGTCGAGGCGGCGCACGGCGACATCTGGAACGAGAAGGCGCTCACCCGGCTGTACGACGTCACCCAGGCGCTGTTCTTCATGAAGGGCATCGACCGCCGCACGGTGAGTTCGCTGTGGACGCCCAATACCCGCGCGGTGCAGATCACCGAAGAGGGCATGAAGGCCGAGGACGTGATCGGCGGCGACGTCACCGTGAAGGCGCTCACCCCGGACAACATCGCCGCGATCCGCGAGCGCACCATCGTCGGCGGCTTCATCGGCAGCCTGGTGGCGAACGATTCGTCCTCGGCGATGGTGGTGGCGGAGCTGGCCGACCCCGATCCGCAGACCGGCGAGCGCCTCGACTACGCGGAATTCAGCCAGCGGCTCGAAAAGGAAGTGCGCGCCGCCTTCGGCGACGACGACATCCGCATCCGCATCATCGGCTTCGCCAAGCAGATGGGCGACATCTCGGAAGGCGCCACCGGCGTCGTCGAATTCTTCGCGCTCGCCTTCCTGCTGACCGCCGCCGCCGTCTACTGGTACACCCGCTCGTGGGTGCTCACCTTCCTGCCGCTGGCCTGCTCGCTGGTGTCGGTAGTGTGGCAGTTCGGCACCATCACGCTGCTCGGCTTCGGCCTGGACCCGCTCGCCATCCTGGTGCCCTTCCTGGTGTTCGCGATCGGCGTGTCGCACGGCATCCAGCAGGTGAACTACATCGCCAAGGAGGTCATCAACGGCGCCGACGGCTACACCGCTGCCAGCCGCAGCTTCACCGGCCTGCTGGTGCCGGGCACGCTGGCGCTGATCACCGCCTTCGTCGGCTTCGCCACCCTCGTGCTGGTGCCGATCCCGATGATCCGCGAGCTGGCGATCACCGCCTCGGTGGGGGTGGCCTACAAGATCGTCACCAACCTCATCATGCTGCCGGTGCTGGCGAGCTACTTCCGCTTCGACGACAAGTTCGTGCTGCGCGCGAGCAAGGTCGAGGGCATGCGCAACCGCCTGATGGCCGGGCTCGGCGTGCATATCGCCAACCCGCGCAACGCCGCCATCGGCACGCTCGCCGGCGTCGTGCTGCTGGGGGTGGCGGTGTGGCAGAGCCAGGGCCGCCACGTCGGCCACGTGCTGCCCGGCGCCCCCGAACTGCACGACGACTCGCGCTACAACCAGGACGTGGAGGCCGTCGTCGCGCGCTACAGCCTGGGGCTGGACCTGCTCACCGTGGTGGCCGAGACGCCGGCCGAGGGCTGCTTCCGCCACGACGTCATGAGCCATGTCGACCGCCTCACCTGGCATCTGGCCAACGTCCCCGGCGTGCTGTCGGCGCAGTCGCTGCCCACGCTCACCAAGCTCGCCGCCTCGGGCGTGAACGAGGGCAACCCGAAATGGGCCGCGCTGCCGCAGGAAGAACTGACGCTGGGCGAGGCGGTGCGCCAGGTCCCCGAGGGGCTGCGCCTGTTCAACGCCGAATGCACCGTGCTGCCGGTGAACCTCTACCTCGCCGACCACAAGGCGTCGACGATCAAGGACGTGGTGGCGGCGGCGAAGCATTTCCGCGACACCCGGCCCTTCGACGGCGTCACCGTGCGGCTGGCCAGCGGCAACGCCGGCGTGCAGGCGGCGACCAACGAGGTGGTCGAGCATTCCGAGCTGCCGATGATGCTCTACGTCTATGCCACGATCCTCGTGCTGGTGTTCGCGGTGTACCGCGACTGGCGCGCGATGATCGCCTGCTGCGTGCCGCTGACGCTGGCCACCTTCCTCGGCTACTGGTTCATGAAGTCGCTCGACATCGGCCTCACCGTGGCGACCCTGCCGGTCATGGTGCTGGCGGTGGGCATCGGCGTGGACTATGCCTTCTACATCTACAACCGCCTGCAGATGCACATGGCGCACGGCGAGGACATCGTCACCGCCTTCAAGCAGGCGCTGCGCGAAGTCGGCGTGGCGACGGTGTTCACCGCGGTGACGCTGTCGATCGGCGTGGCGACGTGGTCGTTCTCCGCGCTCAAGTTCCAGGCCGACATGGGCATGCTGCTGACCTTCATGTTCATGATGAACATGATCATGGCGATCACCCTGCTGCCGGCGCTGGCGGTGACGATAGACATGCTGATCCCGCGCCGCGGCCCGGTGCGGGCGCCGCTGATGGCGCACTGA
- a CDS encoding WD40/YVTN/BNR-like repeat-containing protein encodes MLKKTMPRLVLAAAALAAVPLQAADTAPVPAMAARLAARVPVTGMARAGDALVAVGDYGTAIRSTDGGRTWQQAAVPVSTLLTAVHFADASNGWAVGHGGVVLASRDGGATWALQQVLDGKPVLLSVYFESAGRGYAVGAYGSAWRTADGGATWAPMMVGSGADADMHLNHLFAAPGGALYIAAESGLAFRSGDGGDTWTTLRPGASGSLWSGLAAGDEILLLGMSGRVLASRDGGGHWRTLDSGTGQSLTGAVADADGRLTVVGAGGAVLRGGHDRLAAEVRADRQNLAAVLLAPDGGVVVGGQLGVERLDPPR; translated from the coding sequence ATGCTGAAGAAAACGATGCCGCGCCTGGTCCTCGCCGCCGCCGCGCTCGCCGCCGTGCCGCTGCAGGCGGCCGATACCGCGCCGGTGCCGGCGATGGCGGCGCGCCTGGCGGCCAGGGTGCCGGTGACCGGCATGGCGCGGGCGGGCGACGCCCTGGTGGCGGTGGGCGACTACGGCACGGCGATCCGCTCCACCGACGGCGGGCGGACCTGGCAGCAGGCGGCGGTGCCGGTGAGCACGCTGCTCACCGCGGTGCATTTCGCCGACGCCAGCAATGGCTGGGCGGTGGGCCACGGCGGCGTCGTGCTCGCCAGCCGCGACGGCGGCGCCACCTGGGCGTTGCAGCAGGTGCTGGACGGCAAGCCGGTGCTGCTGTCGGTGTACTTCGAATCCGCCGGGCGCGGCTACGCCGTCGGCGCCTACGGCAGCGCCTGGCGCACCGCCGACGGCGGCGCCACTTGGGCGCCGATGATGGTGGGCAGCGGGGCGGATGCCGACATGCACCTCAACCACCTCTTCGCCGCGCCCGGCGGCGCGCTCTACATCGCCGCCGAAAGCGGCCTCGCGTTCCGCTCCGGCGATGGCGGCGATACCTGGACCACGCTCAGGCCGGGCGCCTCGGGCTCGCTGTGGAGCGGCCTGGCGGCGGGCGACGAGATCCTGCTGCTGGGCATGAGCGGCCGCGTGCTCGCCAGCCGCGACGGTGGCGGACACTGGCGCACGCTCGACAGCGGCACCGGGCAGTCGCTCACCGGCGCGGTGGCGGATGCCGACGGCCGTCTGACGGTGGTCGGCGCCGGCGGCGCGGTGCTGCGCGGCGGGCACGACCGGCTGGCCGCCGAAGTCCGCGCCGACCGCCAGAACCTCGCCGCCGTGCTGCTTGCGCCCGATGGCGGCGTGGTCGTCGGCGGCCAGCTCGGCGTCGAGCGCCTCGATCCCCCTCGCTGA
- a CDS encoding tellurite resistance TerB family protein translates to MLTRLIALLRGDIEAEASESGPFERRQIAVAVLLLEAMYVDHRASENEHAAVTRLLREHFGLPDALALELVRVAGERYAEVLDDWEFTEAVRVGFDAGARRQILTMLWEVAYADGDLARLESRLLARLAGQLELDAAAIEAARAAAAARSGLIGNGG, encoded by the coding sequence ATGCTGACAAGACTGATCGCGCTGCTGCGCGGCGACATCGAGGCCGAAGCGAGCGAGAGCGGCCCCTTCGAACGCCGCCAGATCGCCGTCGCCGTGCTGCTGCTCGAAGCGATGTACGTCGATCACCGCGCCTCCGAGAACGAACACGCCGCGGTGACGCGCCTGCTGCGCGAGCACTTCGGCCTGCCCGACGCGCTCGCGCTCGAACTGGTGCGCGTCGCCGGGGAGCGCTATGCCGAAGTGCTGGACGACTGGGAATTCACCGAGGCGGTGCGGGTCGGCTTCGATGCCGGCGCGCGCCGGCAGATCCTCACCATGCTGTGGGAGGTCGCCTATGCCGACGGCGACCTCGCGCGCCTGGAAAGCCGCCTGCTGGCGCGGCTGGCGGGCCAGCTCGAACTCGACGCCGCCGCGATCGAGGCCGCGCGGGCCGCGGCGGCGGCGCGCTCCGGCCTCATCGGCAACGGCGGCTGA
- a CDS encoding aldehyde dehydrogenase family protein translates to MAPYSDQLVSAATREFLARPGRMLIGAEWADAVSGETLAVVDPASGTAFTSVPAGDAADIDRAVQAARRAFESGDWPRMRPVDRERLLLKFADLIEANAQELAEIEALDNGKPVMMARHVDVALVVDFLRYMAGWATKIEGSTMDVSVPLMRDRELFGFTRREPVGVVGAIIPWNFPLLMAAWKVGPALASGCTMVLKPAEETPLTALRFAELALQAGYPPGVLNVVTGLGHTAGAALAGHKGIEKVAFTGSTEIGKLVGKAAIDNMTRVSLELGGKSPVIVLDDADPTMAAAGAAQAIFFNQGQVCTAGSRLYVHKSRFEQVVEGLSGIAAAMKLGPGIDPDTQVGPLVSAVQQQRVLGYIQSGFAEGARAAAGGAAGEGAGYFVKPTVLVDTRDDMKVVREEIFGPVVVAMPYDDLDEVARRANDTPYGLAASIWSNDLSRVHRLIPRIKAGTVWVNCHNILDNAMPFGGYKQSGIGREMGRAVLDLYTESKSVIMAL, encoded by the coding sequence ATGGCGCCCTATTCCGACCAACTCGTCAGCGCGGCCACGCGCGAATTCCTTGCCCGCCCCGGGCGCATGCTGATCGGCGCCGAATGGGCCGACGCCGTCAGCGGCGAAACCCTCGCCGTGGTCGATCCGGCCAGCGGCACCGCCTTCACCAGCGTGCCCGCGGGCGACGCGGCCGACATCGACCGCGCCGTGCAGGCCGCGCGGCGCGCCTTCGAATCGGGCGACTGGCCCAGGATGCGGCCGGTGGACCGCGAACGCCTGCTGCTCAAGTTCGCCGACCTCATCGAAGCCAACGCCCAGGAACTGGCCGAGATCGAAGCGCTCGACAACGGCAAGCCGGTGATGATGGCGCGCCACGTCGACGTCGCGCTGGTGGTCGACTTCCTGCGCTACATGGCGGGCTGGGCGACCAAGATCGAAGGCTCGACGATGGACGTGTCGGTGCCGCTGATGCGCGACCGCGAACTGTTCGGCTTCACCCGCCGCGAGCCGGTCGGCGTGGTCGGCGCCATCATCCCGTGGAACTTCCCGCTGCTGATGGCGGCGTGGAAGGTGGGCCCGGCGCTGGCGAGCGGCTGCACCATGGTGCTCAAGCCCGCCGAGGAAACGCCGCTCACCGCGCTGCGCTTCGCCGAACTGGCGCTGCAGGCGGGCTACCCGCCCGGCGTGCTCAACGTCGTCACCGGCCTGGGCCACACCGCCGGCGCCGCGCTCGCCGGCCACAAAGGCATCGAGAAGGTCGCCTTCACCGGCTCCACCGAGATCGGCAAGCTCGTCGGCAAGGCCGCCATCGACAACATGACACGCGTGTCGCTGGAACTGGGCGGCAAGAGCCCGGTGATCGTGCTCGACGACGCCGACCCCACGATGGCCGCGGCCGGCGCGGCGCAGGCCATCTTCTTCAACCAGGGCCAGGTGTGCACCGCCGGCTCGCGCCTCTACGTGCACAAGAGCCGCTTCGAGCAGGTCGTCGAAGGGCTGTCGGGCATCGCCGCCGCGATGAAGCTGGGGCCGGGCATCGATCCGGATACCCAGGTCGGCCCGCTGGTGTCGGCAGTGCAGCAGCAGCGCGTGCTCGGCTACATCCAGAGCGGCTTCGCCGAGGGCGCGCGCGCCGCGGCGGGCGGCGCAGCCGGCGAGGGGGCGGGCTACTTCGTCAAGCCCACGGTGCTGGTCGATACCCGCGACGACATGAAGGTGGTGCGCGAGGAGATCTTCGGTCCGGTGGTGGTGGCGATGCCGTACGACGATCTGGACGAGGTCGCCCGCCGCGCCAACGACACGCCCTACGGGCTGGCGGCCAGCATCTGGTCGAACGACCTGTCGCGCGTGCATCGGCTGATCCCCAGGATCAAGGCCGGCACGGTGTGGGTCAATTGCCACAACATCCTCGACAACGCCATGCCCTTCGGCGGCTACAAGCAGTCGGGCATCGGCCGCGAGATGGGGCGCGCGGTGCTGGATCTCTACACCGAGAGCAAGTCGGTGATCATGGCGCTCTGA